From Chryseobacterium sp. IHB B 17019, one genomic window encodes:
- a CDS encoding helix-turn-helix domain-containing protein has translation MKKFREKKKLSQTELAVMIGKDRQYLYKIKKGKGKSNIFTVAVIALALEVSLSELLKEIKL, from the coding sequence GTGAAAAAGTTTCGCGAGAAAAAGAAGCTTTCGCAAACCGAATTGGCGGTAATGATTGGGAAAGACAGACAATATCTTTATAAAATCAAAAAAGGAAAAGGAAAATCAAATATTTTTACTGTAGCCGTAATTGCTCTAGCATTAGAAGTTTCGCTTAGTGAATTACTAAAGGAAATAAAATTATAA
- a CDS encoding tyrosine-type recombinase/integrase — protein sequence MFTKEWLDEKINSFYNRIDEKGDDSIFLNYLSSFIDFKKSIASYTYSTIGKYNNLKDRFSEYQKKKKKNFLIEDLSGKVLINFKNYLIVDCGLMETTATRFIKNLKTVIFDSRNNGKQIHHQITGFSTGTTNSEHKVFLSLEEIGKIKEIVTLNTDWNLAKDWLILGCYLGQRASDLLRMTKRMIYTKTDSDGDSFRFIEIKQQKTGEKVVIPLHDEVEEILKKYNGNFPPVFANNQDSNSALFNRHIKKVCELAGIHDMVKGKYFNEVTKKNEIVETEKCKLVSSHVCRRSFATNFYGNKMFTTPQLMAITGHKSESQFLNYIGRTADDWAMQTAKTFKELSTKHKIS from the coding sequence TTGTTTACCAAAGAATGGCTGGATGAAAAAATAAATTCTTTTTATAATCGAATCGATGAAAAAGGGGATGATAGTATTTTCTTAAATTACCTAAGCAGCTTTATTGACTTCAAAAAAAGTATTGCATCTTATACATACAGTACGATTGGTAAGTATAATAATCTAAAAGATCGGTTCTCAGAATATCAAAAGAAAAAAAAGAAAAACTTCCTAATTGAAGACCTCAGTGGAAAAGTTTTAATTAATTTTAAAAACTACCTCATCGTTGATTGTGGATTAATGGAAACTACGGCCACTCGCTTCATTAAAAATCTTAAAACGGTTATATTCGATTCCAGAAATAATGGGAAACAAATACATCATCAAATTACCGGGTTTTCTACCGGAACTACAAACAGCGAACATAAAGTTTTTTTATCACTTGAAGAGATTGGAAAAATAAAAGAAATTGTGACCCTTAATACAGACTGGAATCTTGCAAAAGATTGGTTAATTCTTGGTTGTTATTTGGGGCAAAGAGCGAGTGATTTATTAAGAATGACTAAAAGGATGATCTATACAAAAACTGATTCTGATGGTGACTCATTCAGGTTTATTGAAATTAAGCAGCAAAAAACAGGAGAAAAGGTTGTAATTCCTTTACATGATGAGGTTGAGGAAATCTTAAAGAAATATAATGGTAATTTCCCGCCTGTATTTGCAAATAACCAGGATTCTAATTCTGCACTTTTCAACAGGCACATTAAAAAGGTTTGTGAGTTGGCCGGAATTCATGATATGGTAAAAGGCAAATATTTTAATGAAGTCACTAAAAAGAATGAAATTGTCGAAACGGAGAAATGTAAACTTGTTTCTTCTCATGTTTGCCGCCGTTCGTTTGCTACAAATTTTTACGGAAATAAGATGTTTACAACACCTCAGCTTATGGCTATTACAGGACACAAATCAGAATCTCAATTTTTAAATTATATCGGAAGAACTGCTGATGATTGGGCAATGCAAACGGCTAAGACGTTTAAAGAGCTTTCAACTAAACATAAAATATCTTGA
- a CDS encoding fibronectin type III domain-containing protein — protein MKKISTFLVLLLCLINLGAIPDAYGQAPATLPYSQDFTTANDFTILNGTQTNKWFYGAVTGNTGSSLYISNDNGVSNAYTINTSSVVQAYRDFTIPAGSTIANFSFDWKGDGESSYDYLKVWVVPATYTPTPGTQITAGTGRVQIGGDFNQQSTWQTYSIPNLNISAYAGNTMRLVFQWRNDTSAGTQPPAAVDNINLNIPTCIMPSAPTVSAIATTSATLSWTAPSPVPGNGYEYYLSTTNTAPVAATVGIANAGTSVTPTLTASTTYYWWVRSICSGTDKSVWTAGPSFSTTQVPATIPYVQNFSGGNDLQLVNGTQVNKWFYGSVVGNPANALYISNDNGVSNTYTTNTSSTTQAFRDITVPAGTTDATLSFDWKADGESGYDYLRVWLVPSSYMPTAGAQIAAGGGRIQVGGNFGQQTAWQNYFNTALNLSTFAGQTMRLVFEWRNDGSGGTQPPVAIDNINLSIPTCKVPSNVVVNTVGTTTATISWTAPTPAPVGGYQYYLSTTNVPPTAGTTPTGSSATTSVTLSTLTPNTTYYFWVRSVCVGPDRSFWIAGPSFTTTQIPATIPYVQDFTGGNDLGFTSGTQVNKWFYGNATGNTGNSIYISNTNGTTNAYSTSSTSTVHAYRDITVPTGTTTATFSFDWKADGESSYDYLRVWLVPSTFMPVAGTQITAGAGRIQIGNNYNQQSTWQSFLNPTLNIASFAGQTMRLVFEWKNDGGGGTQPPGAIDNIKLRICSTATPTVTLGTPTHNSVVLTWPQDNGGANYTIRYRPVGTTTWQTVNVAAAAYPTPTNTTTLTGLLSATQYEVEIAAVCNGTTGVFSHNVFLTRCDPTPPNVTISNITPTSALVTWSPLAASSHYFMRYRIVGSGNAGWSANIALPVAPTNTYSLTGLNVYTTYEVQIANMCDNETTLNTWSNPKVFTTERTCEIAPPGLTITNLTPTTAVVTWDPFPGATYILRYRKVGIPSWTNVPASTNTVTLTGLIELTQYEMQVVNVCSGTPGTYTQPYVFTTPTVVYCQMESTTSSSEYISKVTMTPNGKPEMVNQSQASNYTDYTGVPDKFIELIQGSANNKITIEKKLSGNTNAGVAVWIDFNRNGYFDINERVFVSSSNNEQTVSGTFSVPADAFISMTDYKYVVMRVALQKDGIPVNCTSFPTGEVEDYTVRISKPIVPNPLNQTEILIYPNPVRTVLNVKNISKRANYKIYNAAGQIVSSGIILNNKIDVHALSNGVYVIDIDDAQGTAQKKFIKE, from the coding sequence ATGAAGAAAATTTCTACTTTCTTAGTACTTCTTCTGTGTTTGATAAACCTAGGCGCCATACCGGATGCCTATGGTCAAGCACCTGCAACGTTACCGTATTCACAGGACTTTACTACCGCGAATGACTTCACGATTCTCAACGGAACTCAGACGAATAAGTGGTTTTATGGTGCAGTGACAGGAAATACGGGTAGCTCTCTTTACATTTCAAATGATAATGGAGTAAGCAATGCCTATACAATTAATACGTCCAGCGTTGTGCAGGCGTATAGAGATTTTACGATTCCGGCAGGATCGACAATTGCTAATTTTTCTTTTGACTGGAAAGGAGATGGAGAAAGTAGCTATGATTACTTGAAAGTCTGGGTGGTTCCGGCTACTTATACTCCAACACCGGGAACGCAGATTACTGCCGGAACGGGTAGGGTACAAATAGGAGGGGATTTCAACCAGCAATCTACATGGCAAACTTACAGCATTCCTAATTTAAATATTAGTGCTTATGCCGGAAATACAATGAGACTTGTATTCCAGTGGAGAAATGATACAAGTGCAGGAACTCAGCCTCCTGCTGCAGTAGATAATATTAACTTAAATATTCCTACATGTATCATGCCTTCTGCTCCTACAGTGTCTGCAATAGCAACTACTTCTGCTACACTATCATGGACAGCACCTTCACCAGTACCAGGAAACGGATACGAATATTATCTAAGCACAACCAATACAGCACCTGTAGCAGCTACAGTAGGTATTGCCAATGCAGGAACATCTGTAACTCCTACTTTAACAGCCAGTACAACATACTATTGGTGGGTACGTTCTATATGTAGCGGTACTGATAAAAGTGTATGGACAGCAGGGCCGAGTTTTTCAACAACTCAGGTACCGGCAACAATTCCTTATGTTCAGAACTTTTCTGGAGGTAATGATCTTCAGCTTGTTAACGGAACACAGGTTAATAAATGGTTCTATGGTTCTGTTGTAGGAAATCCTGCGAATGCTCTTTATATCTCAAATGACAATGGAGTTTCGAATACCTATACAACTAATACTTCAAGTACAACACAAGCTTTCAGAGATATTACTGTACCTGCGGGAACTACTGATGCAACATTATCTTTCGACTGGAAAGCTGATGGTGAAAGCGGTTATGATTATTTAAGAGTTTGGTTGGTGCCGTCTTCTTATATGCCAACGGCTGGAGCTCAAATTGCAGCTGGTGGTGGAAGAATTCAGGTAGGAGGTAATTTTGGACAGCAAACTGCTTGGCAGAATTATTTTAATACTGCATTAAACTTAAGCACATTTGCAGGGCAAACCATGCGTCTTGTTTTTGAATGGAGAAATGACGGCAGTGGTGGAACACAGCCACCGGTAGCTATTGATAATATTAATTTGAGTATTCCTACATGTAAGGTTCCTTCCAACGTGGTTGTGAACACTGTGGGAACTACTACGGCCACTATTAGCTGGACGGCTCCAACGCCGGCTCCTGTAGGTGGTTATCAATATTATTTATCAACTACAAATGTTCCGCCTACGGCAGGGACAACTCCTACGGGAAGTTCAGCAACTACTTCAGTTACATTGTCGACTTTAACACCGAATACTACCTATTACTTCTGGGTACGTTCTGTATGTGTTGGACCAGACAGAAGTTTCTGGATTGCTGGGCCTAGCTTTACAACAACTCAAATTCCTGCTACCATTCCTTATGTTCAGGATTTTACAGGAGGTAACGATCTTGGGTTTACAAGCGGAACTCAGGTAAATAAATGGTTCTACGGAAATGCAACAGGAAATACAGGAAATTCCATTTATATTTCAAATACAAACGGAACAACTAATGCTTACTCTACATCATCTACAAGTACAGTTCATGCATACAGAGATATTACTGTTCCTACAGGTACTACCACAGCGACTTTCTCATTCGATTGGAAAGCTGATGGTGAAAGTTCTTACGATTATTTAAGAGTTTGGCTGGTTCCGTCTACTTTCATGCCGGTTGCAGGAACTCAGATTACTGCAGGAGCAGGAAGAATTCAGATTGGTAATAATTACAATCAACAGAGTACTTGGCAGTCATTCCTTAACCCGACCCTGAATATTGCCAGCTTTGCAGGACAAACTATGCGTCTTGTATTCGAATGGAAGAATGACGGCGGCGGCGGTACACAACCTCCTGGAGCAATTGATAACATTAAATTGCGTATTTGCAGCACGGCAACTCCTACTGTTACATTGGGTACACCTACTCATAATTCGGTTGTATTGACTTGGCCTCAGGATAATGGCGGTGCAAATTATACAATCAGATACAGACCTGTTGGTACAACAACATGGCAGACTGTAAACGTAGCAGCGGCAGCTTACCCTACTCCTACTAATACAACGACATTAACAGGCCTTTTATCTGCCACTCAATACGAAGTGGAAATAGCAGCGGTTTGTAATGGTACAACTGGTGTATTCTCACACAACGTATTCTTAACAAGATGTGATCCTACACCTCCGAACGTAACAATAAGTAACATTACTCCTACTTCTGCTTTGGTTACATGGTCTCCATTGGCAGCAAGCTCTCATTATTTTATGAGATACAGAATCGTAGGAAGTGGAAATGCGGGGTGGAGTGCTAATATTGCATTACCAGTAGCACCAACAAATACTTATTCACTTACGGGATTAAATGTTTATACTACTTATGAGGTTCAGATTGCCAATATGTGTGACAATGAAACTACATTAAACACCTGGTCGAACCCTAAAGTATTTACAACGGAAAGAACTTGTGAAATTGCACCTCCGGGACTTACAATCACGAATCTTACTCCTACGACTGCTGTTGTAACTTGGGATCCTTTCCCTGGAGCAACTTATATCTTAAGATATAGAAAAGTGGGTATTCCGAGCTGGACAAATGTTCCTGCTTCTACGAATACTGTTACCTTAACAGGATTAATAGAATTGACTCAATACGAAATGCAGGTAGTAAACGTATGTAGCGGAACACCGGGTACTTATACTCAGCCTTACGTTTTCACAACACCTACAGTGGTTTATTGTCAAATGGAATCCACTACTTCATCTTCTGAATATATTTCAAAAGTGACAATGACTCCAAACGGTAAGCCTGAAATGGTAAACCAGTCACAAGCTTCAAACTATACCGACTACACAGGGGTACCTGACAAATTTATCGAATTGATCCAAGGTTCTGCAAATAACAAGATCACAATCGAGAAAAAGCTTTCAGGTAATACCAATGCCGGAGTTGCTGTATGGATTGACTTCAACAGAAACGGATATTTTGATATTAATGAAAGAGTATTTGTTTCATCTTCAAACAATGAGCAAACGGTAAGCGGAACATTCTCTGTACCTGCAGATGCATTCATCAGTATGACAGATTACAAATATGTTGTCATGAGAGTCGCATTGCAGAAAGACGGAATTCCGGTGAACTGTACAAGTTTCCCAACTGGAGAGGTTGAAGACTATACCGTGAGAATTTCTAAACCGATCGTTCCAAATCCTCTTAATCAGACTGAGATTTTGATTTATCCGAATCCAGTAAGAACAGTATTGAATGTGAAAAACATTAGCAAAAGAGCTAATTATAAAATCTACAATGCTGCAGGACAGATTGTATCATCAGGAATCATCTTAAACAACAAGATTGATGTACATGCATTAAGCAATGGCGTCTATGTAATTGATATTGATGATGCACAGGGCACGGCTCAAAAGAAGTTTATCAAAGAATAA
- a CDS encoding glycosyltransferase family 2 protein gives MSILIANYNNGKYFEDCYKSIISQTYENWEVIIVDDCSTDDSVDIIKGLIKNDERFKLSQNETNRGCGFTKRKCVELASGDLCGFLDPDDALVPHSLECSVGEFEKNNKIIATYSQLVFCDEKLNTKDIFSKIKQVYNNKYFFNTPIQISALFIFKREAYLKTSGINPNLKNAVDQDLYLKLLEIGDAKFIEEVLYKYRLHSNGISQQSSKQSAKDSFAKVIHESMKRRGITKINNIPVPENFTNSDEIYNLLSYQTKIPYRLMSKIKTTLNI, from the coding sequence GTGTCTATTTTAATTGCAAATTATAACAATGGTAAGTATTTTGAAGATTGTTATAAATCCATTATCTCACAGACCTATGAGAATTGGGAGGTGATTATAGTAGATGATTGCTCAACAGATGACTCTGTAGATATTATTAAGGGACTTATAAAAAATGACGAGCGTTTTAAATTATCCCAAAATGAAACAAACAGAGGTTGTGGCTTTACAAAAAGAAAATGCGTTGAGCTTGCTTCAGGCGATTTATGCGGGTTTTTGGATCCTGACGATGCTTTGGTACCCCACTCGCTTGAATGTTCAGTAGGTGAATTTGAGAAAAATAATAAAATTATAGCAACCTATTCACAATTGGTATTTTGTGATGAAAAGCTTAATACGAAAGATATATTTTCCAAAATAAAACAAGTTTACAATAACAAATATTTTTTCAATACTCCAATCCAGATTTCAGCTTTATTCATATTTAAAAGAGAAGCTTACCTTAAAACCAGCGGAATTAATCCAAATCTGAAAAATGCTGTAGATCAGGATTTATATTTAAAATTACTTGAAATTGGGGATGCAAAATTCATCGAAGAGGTTTTGTATAAATACAGACTTCATTCCAACGGAATTTCCCAACAATCTTCCAAGCAAAGTGCAAAAGATTCTTTTGCTAAAGTAATTCACGAATCAATGAAAAGAAGAGGAATTACAAAAATTAATAATATTCCGGTCCCTGAAAATTTTACCAATTCTGATGAAATTTACAATCTGCTAAGCTACCAGACTAAAATACCTTACAGATTAATGAGTAAAATTAAAACAACACTTAATATTTAA
- a CDS encoding YMGG-like glycine zipper-containing protein, producing MKNIVLTGLLSVFMLTACKKDDQVAEKSLDQQKIEFQMRQLEIEKQKLAIEKEKMAYEAQKKADSAVEAQKAKTAAANSKPQVIRETHTVYRDRPSQSSSNGNYADNGTSASQGTTTQKKGMSKAAKGTIIGTVGGAAAGAIIAKKNRGLGAVIGGVVGGATGYTIGRAGDRKDGRVQPSN from the coding sequence ATGAAAAATATAGTATTGACAGGTCTATTGTCAGTTTTTATGTTGACAGCCTGTAAAAAGGACGATCAGGTAGCTGAAAAATCTCTGGACCAACAGAAAATTGAATTCCAGATGAGGCAACTTGAAATTGAAAAGCAAAAGCTTGCAATCGAGAAAGAGAAAATGGCTTATGAAGCTCAGAAAAAAGCAGACAGTGCAGTAGAAGCTCAAAAAGCTAAAACCGCAGCCGCAAATTCAAAACCACAGGTAATAAGAGAAACACATACCGTATATAGAGACAGACCTAGCCAAAGTTCAAGCAATGGAAATTATGCTGATAACGGAACCAGCGCATCTCAGGGTACAACAACCCAGAAAAAAGGAATGAGTAAAGCAGCAAAAGGTACGATCATCGGTACAGTAGGTGGTGCAGCGGCAGGTGCGATTATTGCTAAGAAAAACAGAGGTCTTGGTGCAGTAATCGGAGGTGTAGTAGGTGGTGCAACAGGTTACACCATTGGTAGAGCCGGCGACCGAAAAGACGGAAGAGTACAGCCAAGTAATTAA
- a CDS encoding LIC_10190 family membrane protein: MILILLSTIFLIPVLMGLGKAVEGFSGSLFGGIAGKIASGILGISLIWTILAFFIPLNIYVEIPTVLLGLIFFFKNKLYREFYPFSKKEFSLVLIISLIILLCGSFYPYILDHFGYYVPTIKWLTEFGLIKGISNLDFTLGQMSIWHIFQAGFSNFSDPFLRMNSILLIVYTLYVVEKKSWIHLCFIPVLLLFSQSPSPDLPVIVFSLMILNEIIKENKQTSLLFIFSVFVFAIKPTMIWLPVLSFLYSIFIVKSSFKYLLPGILIIFLFFVKNIYTFGYPVFPVSIGDIGINWKPNPEVLKTSSQYAIQKTYDMQYSYQQIKEFSGFDYIKNWLFLDGIKSKINIFFVLSLVIFIVFSYIKKNKIISLICISLVIKSILVLLFSAQYRFFMDVFFVIFFVIFINYFNFKKSIALFSVLSIIFITFFTLPNIVQIYLPSFRLGSFMGKFESKQLYTPSAYHYNSFNSFKIGNLQFNVSKKYPYNFETQLPAISENYISEDVKAGIFPQLVDEKNIRKGFIWKKLNQKEKNEAKNIINSINNSYKQK, encoded by the coding sequence ATGATTTTAATTCTCCTGTCAACCATTTTTCTGATTCCCGTCTTAATGGGGCTGGGTAAGGCTGTAGAAGGCTTTTCCGGATCTTTGTTTGGTGGAATTGCCGGAAAAATAGCTTCAGGGATCTTAGGAATTAGTCTGATTTGGACAATTCTTGCATTTTTTATTCCTTTAAATATATATGTAGAAATCCCAACAGTTTTATTGGGATTGATTTTCTTTTTTAAGAATAAATTATACCGGGAATTTTATCCGTTTTCAAAAAAAGAATTTTCACTAGTTTTAATTATTTCATTAATAATTTTACTTTGCGGCTCCTTCTATCCTTATATACTGGATCACTTTGGATATTATGTTCCTACTATAAAATGGCTTACGGAATTTGGTCTTATTAAGGGTATTTCAAATCTGGATTTCACTTTGGGACAGATGTCGATCTGGCATATTTTCCAGGCTGGATTTTCCAATTTTTCTGATCCGTTTTTAAGGATGAATTCAATATTATTAATTGTTTATACCTTATATGTTGTAGAAAAAAAAAGTTGGATTCATCTATGTTTTATTCCAGTATTACTATTGTTTTCACAATCTCCGAGTCCAGATTTGCCGGTGATTGTTTTTTCATTAATGATCTTAAATGAAATTATAAAAGAAAATAAACAAACTTCTCTTCTATTCATTTTTTCTGTCTTTGTTTTTGCCATAAAACCTACGATGATATGGCTGCCGGTTCTAAGCTTCCTTTACTCTATTTTTATTGTTAAATCAAGTTTTAAATATTTGCTACCTGGGATTTTAATCATATTCTTATTTTTTGTTAAAAATATTTATACTTTCGGTTATCCCGTTTTTCCGGTTTCGATTGGTGATATCGGTATAAACTGGAAACCCAATCCCGAAGTGCTGAAAACATCTTCACAATATGCCATTCAGAAAACGTATGACATGCAGTATTCTTATCAGCAAATCAAAGAGTTTTCCGGTTTTGATTATATTAAAAACTGGCTTTTTTTAGATGGAATTAAATCAAAAATCAATATCTTTTTTGTTTTAAGCTTAGTTATATTTATTGTTTTCAGTTATATTAAAAAAAATAAAATCATCAGCCTCATTTGCATTTCACTTGTTATTAAAAGTATTTTAGTCCTTCTGTTTTCCGCTCAGTACCGATTTTTCATGGATGTGTTTTTTGTAATCTTTTTTGTGATTTTTATTAATTATTTTAATTTTAAAAAGTCAATTGCTTTATTTTCTGTTTTAAGTATAATTTTCATCACATTTTTCACTCTACCGAATATTGTTCAAATTTATTTGCCAAGTTTCAGGCTGGGAAGTTTCATGGGAAAATTTGAATCAAAACAGCTGTATACACCTTCAGCTTATCATTACAATAGCTTTAATTCTTTTAAAATAGGAAATTTACAATTTAATGTTTCAAAAAAATATCCTTATAATTTTGAAACCCAGCTTCCTGCAATCTCAGAAAACTACATCTCTGAGGATGTAAAAGCAGGAATCTTTCCACAGCTCGTCGATGAAAAAAATATCAGAAAAGGATTCATCTGGAAAAAATTAAATCAAAAAGAAAAAAACGAGGCGAAAAACATTATCAATTCTATCAACAATTCGTATAAACAGAAGTAA
- the aroC gene encoding chorismate synthase: MLNTLGNLLSLTTFGESHGLAYGGIINNFPAGLTVDFDKIQYELDRRKPGQSAIVTQRKESDTVKFLSGIFDGKTTGTPIGFIIENENQKSKDYDHIANSYRPSHADFTYDQKFGLRDYRGGGKSSARETINWVVAGALAKQLISTIEINAYVSSVGEIFCEKPYQALDFSKTESNEVRCPDAETAEKMIERIKEIKKEGNTIGGTITCVIKNVPVGIGEPVFSKLQAELGKAMLNINAAKGFEYGSGFCGAKMTGKEHNDLFNEDFTTKSNLSGGIQGGISNGMDIYFRVAFKPVATILRPQESVDKDGNPVVVEGKGRHDPCVLPRAVPIVENLAAFVLADLFLINKTRNINNF; encoded by the coding sequence ATGTTAAATACTCTAGGTAATCTTCTCAGTCTTACAACATTTGGAGAGAGTCACGGTCTGGCTTACGGTGGAATCATTAATAACTTTCCGGCAGGTTTAACGGTTGATTTCGATAAAATTCAATACGAATTAGACCGCAGAAAACCCGGACAATCCGCAATCGTAACCCAGCGAAAAGAAAGTGATACCGTGAAATTTCTGTCAGGAATTTTTGACGGAAAAACTACAGGCACTCCCATCGGCTTTATCATCGAAAATGAAAATCAGAAGTCAAAAGATTATGATCACATTGCGAATTCTTATCGTCCGAGTCATGCAGATTTTACGTATGATCAGAAATTTGGTTTGAGAGATTATCGCGGCGGAGGAAAATCTTCGGCCAGAGAAACAATAAACTGGGTAGTTGCCGGAGCTTTGGCAAAGCAACTCATTTCAACCATTGAAATCAATGCATACGTTTCTTCCGTAGGCGAAATTTTCTGCGAAAAACCTTATCAGGCATTGGATTTTTCTAAAACGGAAAGCAATGAAGTTCGTTGTCCTGACGCGGAAACTGCTGAAAAAATGATTGAAAGAATCAAGGAAATCAAAAAAGAAGGGAACACGATCGGAGGAACTATTACTTGCGTGATTAAAAATGTTCCTGTCGGAATTGGTGAGCCGGTTTTTTCCAAACTTCAGGCAGAACTGGGAAAAGCAATGCTGAACATCAATGCGGCAAAAGGCTTTGAATATGGAAGTGGATTCTGCGGCGCAAAAATGACCGGAAAAGAGCACAATGACCTTTTCAACGAAGATTTTACCACAAAATCTAATCTCTCAGGAGGAATTCAAGGGGGAATTTCCAATGGAATGGATATCTATTTCAGGGTAGCTTTCAAGCCTGTGGCAACGATTTTGAGACCCCAGGAAAGTGTTGACAAAGATGGAAACCCGGTAGTTGTTGAAGGAAAAGGTCGTCACGATCCTTGTGTGCTTCCAAGAGCGGTTCCGATAGTAGAAAATCTGGCAGCTTTTGTTTTGGCTGATCTATTTCTGATCAATAAAACAAGAAATATAAATAATTTTTAA